In one window of Halococcus salifodinae DSM 8989 DNA:
- a CDS encoding NAD(P)/FAD-dependent oxidoreductase, whose translation MNVVVVGGGIVGLSSANALAAAGADVTLCESGSLGTGSTARSAGGIRTQFSTPVNVRLSIESLRVWEAFEAKFGVDIAHRRPGYCFLARTPETADRFRENVAMQHDLGVDSEFLSPSEAVERCPGLDPDEFVGATYNAADGFADPNLAVQGYATSAREAGVDVRTGTPVVDLVTDGGRVTGVETDAERIDAEFVVNAAGAWAATVADLAGIDLPIHPRRRQIAVVDPSRPVSADVPLTIDLEEGSYFRPERDGAALVGGHFAETGSDVDPSAYSDSMDLDWAATAVERAAAYTSYFDGDSRIRRGWAGLYAVTPDHHPILEETVPGLVTAAGFSGHGFQHAPATGRLVAELCTDGEASLVDVEPLSSRRFEDDGDELVERNVA comes from the coding sequence ATGAATGTGGTCGTCGTCGGGGGCGGCATCGTGGGGCTCTCGTCCGCGAACGCGCTCGCCGCGGCCGGTGCGGACGTGACCCTCTGTGAGAGCGGCTCGCTCGGAACGGGGAGCACCGCCCGCTCGGCGGGCGGGATCAGGACCCAGTTCTCGACGCCGGTCAACGTCCGCCTCTCGATCGAGAGCCTGCGGGTTTGGGAGGCGTTCGAGGCGAAGTTCGGCGTCGACATCGCCCACCGGCGGCCAGGCTACTGCTTCCTCGCCCGCACCCCCGAGACGGCCGATCGGTTCCGCGAGAACGTGGCGATGCAGCACGACCTCGGCGTGGACAGCGAGTTCCTCTCGCCCAGCGAGGCCGTCGAGCGCTGTCCGGGCCTTGATCCCGACGAGTTCGTCGGAGCGACCTACAACGCTGCCGACGGGTTCGCCGACCCGAACCTCGCCGTCCAGGGGTACGCGACGAGCGCTCGGGAGGCCGGCGTCGACGTCCGAACGGGGACGCCCGTCGTCGATCTCGTCACCGACGGCGGCCGGGTCACGGGCGTCGAAACCGACGCCGAACGGATCGACGCGGAGTTCGTGGTCAACGCTGCGGGCGCGTGGGCGGCGACCGTCGCCGACCTGGCGGGGATCGACCTCCCGATTCACCCGCGCCGCCGCCAGATCGCGGTCGTCGATCCCAGCCGCCCGGTGTCGGCGGATGTCCCGCTGACGATCGATCTGGAGGAGGGGTCGTACTTCCGCCCCGAACGGGACGGGGCCGCGCTCGTCGGTGGCCACTTCGCCGAGACCGGGTCCGACGTCGATCCGAGCGCCTACTCGGACTCGATGGATCTCGACTGGGCGGCCACGGCGGTCGAACGCGCGGCGGCGTACACGAGCTACTTCGACGGCGATTCGCGCATCCGCCGTGGGTGGGCGGGGCTGTACGCCGTGACGCCGGATCACCACCCCATCCTCGAAGAAACGGTACCTGGCCTGGTCACCGCGGCGGGGTTCTCGGGCCACGGGTTCCAGCACGCGCCAGCCACCGGACGGCTGGTGGCCGAACTCTGCACCGACGGCGAGGCGTCGCTGGTCGACGTCGAGCCGCTGTCGAGTCGCCGGTTCGAGGACGACGGCGACGAACTCGTCGAGCGAAACGTCGCGTGA
- a CDS encoding DUF5813 family protein, which translates to MTHNAPRTDGFDSHRAFEPIDDGFALTTIPFDSRAEATESGYRITIHVPTLDAAAGESIAEALREGWFETFERRLADAGGVTRGAIDVPAPTVERDAGTVRVEFAFEHDDPAGAADAAKALAEYVEGTYVEGIVPGYTYEPPVADLLSRARQQGDEGDGEGSSGAMPL; encoded by the coding sequence ATGACCCACAACGCGCCCAGAACCGACGGGTTCGACAGTCATAGGGCGTTCGAGCCGATCGACGACGGGTTCGCGCTCACCACCATCCCGTTCGACAGCCGCGCCGAGGCTACTGAGTCGGGCTATCGTATCACGATCCACGTCCCGACGCTCGACGCCGCTGCCGGGGAGTCGATCGCGGAGGCGCTGCGGGAGGGCTGGTTCGAGACGTTCGAGCGGCGACTCGCCGATGCCGGCGGCGTGACGCGCGGGGCGATCGACGTACCGGCACCGACCGTCGAACGCGACGCCGGCACAGTGAGGGTCGAGTTCGCGTTCGAGCACGACGATCCTGCGGGGGCGGCCGACGCCGCGAAGGCGCTGGCGGAGTACGTCGAAGGGACCTACGTCGAGGGTATCGTCCCCGGCTACACCTACGAGCCGCCCGTCGCCGATCTGCTCTCCCGAGCGCGTCAGCAGGGCGACGAGGGCGACGGAGAAGGGTCGAGCGGCGCGATGCCGCTCTGA
- a CDS encoding potassium channel family protein, which produces MRFVIVGAGRVGLRTARVLAEEGHEGTVVENDPDQLEQLWGERLEIVDILDGDGGSEDDLVDAGIEEADAVGALTGDVTTNIMACLIGKSRGCRTVMRIDNDEYEGIYRKYAAEVDEVVYPERLGAIGAKNALLGGTIRAIADIAHHLQLVEFTITPESPTRGYTLSELELPGDARLLAFGKEGAALGLPHADDSLEEGDRVVALADFDVLGDVRRIIAGDTSRAAGEA; this is translated from the coding sequence ATGCGATTCGTCATCGTGGGTGCCGGCCGGGTCGGGCTCCGAACAGCGAGAGTGCTCGCCGAGGAGGGCCACGAAGGAACCGTGGTCGAGAACGATCCCGACCAGCTCGAACAGCTCTGGGGCGAACGCCTCGAAATCGTCGACATCCTCGACGGCGACGGCGGCAGCGAGGACGACCTCGTCGACGCGGGCATCGAGGAGGCCGACGCGGTGGGGGCGCTGACCGGCGACGTGACCACCAACATCATGGCGTGTCTGATCGGGAAGTCGAGAGGCTGTCGTACCGTAATGCGCATCGACAACGACGAGTACGAGGGAATCTACCGGAAGTACGCCGCGGAGGTCGACGAAGTGGTCTACCCCGAGCGCCTCGGCGCGATCGGCGCGAAAAACGCTCTCTTGGGGGGAACGATCCGCGCGATCGCCGACATCGCCCATCACCTCCAGCTCGTGGAGTTTACCATCACGCCCGAGTCGCCGACCCGGGGGTACACCCTGAGCGAACTCGAACTCCCCGGCGACGCCCGGCTGTTGGCGTTCGGCAAGGAAGGGGCGGCGCTCGGGCTGCCCCACGCCGACGACTCGCTCGAAGAGGGCGATCGGGTGGTGGCGCTCGCGGACTTCGACGTGCTCGGCGACGTTCGTCGGATCATCGCCGGCGACACGAGCCGTGCGGCCGGCGAGGCCTGA
- a CDS encoding peptidylprolyl isomerase translates to MTDATLHTNRGHIEVELHDERAPRTVENFVGLATGEQEWEDDGETVEEPLYDDVAFHRVIEGFMIQGGDPDESGRGGPGYQFDDEFHDELRHDSAGTLSMANSGPDTNGSQFFITLDAQSHLDDRHAVFGEVTDGMDVVRELGSVSTDANDQPQEEVVLESVEIHD, encoded by the coding sequence ATGACGGACGCAACGCTGCACACCAATCGAGGCCACATCGAGGTCGAACTCCACGACGAGCGCGCACCGCGCACGGTCGAGAACTTCGTCGGGCTCGCGACCGGCGAGCAGGAGTGGGAAGACGACGGCGAAACGGTCGAGGAACCCCTCTACGACGACGTGGCCTTCCACCGCGTGATCGAGGGGTTCATGATTCAGGGCGGCGACCCCGACGAATCGGGTCGCGGCGGACCTGGCTACCAGTTCGACGACGAGTTCCACGACGAGCTGCGCCACGACTCGGCGGGCACGCTCTCGATGGCGAACTCCGGGCCCGACACCAATGGCTCGCAGTTCTTCATCACCCTTGACGCCCAGTCCCACCTCGACGACCGCCACGCGGTGTTCGGCGAGGTCACCGACGGGATGGACGTCGTCCGCGAACTCGGCTCGGTCTCGACCGACGCGAACGACCAGCCCCAGGAGGAGGTCGTTCTCGAATCGGTCGAGATCCACGACTGA
- a CDS encoding thiamine pyrophosphate-dependent dehydrogenase E1 component subunit alpha produces the protein MHRVIGERDLEATQFDADDARDLLRDMIRARRFDERAVALQRRGWMSGYPPFAGQEATQVGTAHALAADDWLFPTYRSNAMQIARGVPMSDLLAFRRGHPEFNSDHDLPIFPQAVPIATQLPHAVGAGMAADHQDEDHAIVCDFGDGATSEGDFHEAMNFAGVFDAPVVFLCENNGWAISLPRERQTASPSIAEKAEAYGFEGAQVDGMDPLAVREAVEIALDRARDGEPVLVESLTYRRGAHTTSDDPSRYRDDDPDLPAWRTSDPVERFTEYLTDRDVIDETFVEQCEEDADDELADAVETAEAIPDPASDELFEHVYAEPTPELERQRASIAGDD, from the coding sequence ATGCACCGGGTCATCGGCGAGCGCGACCTCGAAGCGACCCAGTTCGACGCCGACGATGCGCGCGACCTGCTCCGGGACATGATCCGCGCGCGGCGGTTCGACGAGCGCGCCGTGGCGCTCCAGCGCCGCGGCTGGATGAGCGGCTATCCACCCTTTGCGGGCCAGGAGGCCACCCAAGTCGGGACGGCCCACGCGCTGGCGGCCGACGACTGGCTGTTCCCCACCTACCGCTCGAACGCGATGCAGATCGCCCGCGGCGTCCCGATGAGCGATCTGCTCGCCTTCCGGCGTGGTCATCCCGAGTTCAACTCCGATCACGATCTCCCGATCTTCCCACAGGCAGTCCCGATCGCGACCCAGCTCCCTCACGCCGTCGGCGCGGGAATGGCCGCCGACCACCAGGACGAAGACCACGCGATCGTCTGTGATTTCGGCGACGGCGCGACGTCGGAGGGCGACTTCCACGAGGCGATGAACTTCGCGGGCGTGTTCGACGCGCCGGTCGTCTTCCTCTGTGAGAACAACGGCTGGGCGATCTCCCTTCCTCGGGAACGCCAGACCGCGAGCCCGAGTATCGCCGAGAAGGCCGAAGCGTACGGGTTCGAGGGCGCACAAGTCGACGGGATGGACCCGCTCGCGGTACGGGAGGCAGTCGAGATCGCCCTCGATCGCGCTCGCGACGGCGAGCCGGTGCTCGTCGAGAGCCTGACCTACCGTCGGGGAGCCCACACCACGAGCGACGATCCGAGCCGCTACCGTGACGACGATCCCGATCTCCCCGCGTGGCGCACCAGCGACCCCGTCGAGCGATTCACCGAGTATCTCACCGACCGTGACGTAATCGACGAGACGTTCGTCGAGCAATGCGAAGAAGACGCCGACGACGAACTCGCGGACGCGGTCGAGACCGCCGAGGCGATCCCCGACCCCGCAAGCGACGAACTGTTCGAGCACGTCTATGCCGAGCCGACGCCCGAACTCGAGCGACAACGTGCATCGATCGCGGGCGACGACTGA
- a CDS encoding SDR family NAD(P)-dependent oxidoreductase: protein MTGFEDLTDRVALVTGATGGIGRVVARRLGGRGATVVVVGRSRERGQAAVDEIERAGGEGAFVCADLATTDAVRGLADAFRERYDRLDVLVHNAACSHDDRRLTDDGYEKTLAVNHLAPYLLTHELLDLLRASAPARVVSTSSTVHRRGEIDVDDLHLESGYDALDAYARSKLANLLFTIELAARLDGTGVTANAVHPGFVPGSGLYRDASLPVRAATAVAARLPFVGTSVEDAADGLVRLAAASEVAEVNGVYFEGCERADPDPRVHDDQLRERLWKASADFVGVDPAWP, encoded by the coding sequence ATGACCGGGTTCGAAGATCTCACTGATCGGGTCGCGCTCGTGACGGGCGCGACCGGCGGCATCGGGCGTGTCGTGGCGCGGCGACTCGGCGGCCGCGGCGCGACCGTGGTCGTGGTCGGACGCTCGCGCGAGCGCGGCCAGGCAGCCGTCGATGAGATCGAGCGCGCGGGCGGCGAGGGAGCGTTCGTCTGCGCCGACCTCGCTACGACGGACGCCGTTCGCGGGCTCGCCGACGCGTTCCGTGAGCGGTACGACCGCCTCGACGTTCTGGTCCACAACGCCGCCTGCTCACACGACGACCGCCGGCTCACCGACGACGGGTACGAGAAAACGCTCGCTGTCAACCATCTCGCGCCGTATCTCCTGACCCACGAACTGCTCGACCTGCTCCGTGCGTCCGCACCGGCCCGCGTCGTCAGCACCTCTTCGACGGTCCACCGACGCGGCGAAATCGACGTTGACGACCTCCACCTCGAATCGGGCTACGACGCGCTCGACGCCTACGCGCGCTCGAAGCTCGCGAATCTCCTGTTCACCATCGAGCTCGCCGCGCGCCTCGACGGGACTGGCGTGACCGCGAACGCCGTCCATCCCGGGTTCGTCCCCGGCAGCGGGCTCTACCGGGACGCCTCACTGCCCGTCCGCGCCGCTACGGCCGTCGCCGCACGCCTCCCCTTTGTGGGGACTTCAGTCGAAGATGCCGCCGACGGTCTCGTTCGACTCGCCGCAGCGTCCGAAGTGGCCGAAGTCAATGGTGTGTACTTCGAAGGATGCGAGCGCGCCGACCCGGACCCGCGCGTCCACGACGACCAACTGCGTGAACGTCTCTGGAAGGCGAGCGCCGACTTCGTCGGTGTCGATCCCGCGTGGCCGTGA
- a CDS encoding anthranilate phosphoribosyltransferase codes for MAQITEQYGEWPLKRLMTEVVGSGHKSADDMTRDQASEAMTRILDHEPDHTTLGAFWLANRWKRNTPEELAAYIDVMAEESVNVAAPDCDPVDCGANYDGKGRSAILGVGAGVVAAAAGTPVVAHSGDRVPTQKQDAYKHVLDALEIRTEIEPDESAAMVDETGFGFYYQPQFNPGIDALADRRDMMGVRTFVNTIETLANPAGADVHLGSFYHLPYAKRIIDTFEASERYDVPRVVMFQGMEGYDDIRPGSTTVAVGEAGELEDFTIETPEYGMDFDEEDLGVEDVAADSAAITEDVLAGEREGAFADAIALNGAFRIYAREDCESLDDGLAMARDAIADGSAEAVLDDLRAF; via the coding sequence ATGGCCCAGATCACAGAACAGTACGGCGAGTGGCCGCTCAAGCGACTCATGACCGAGGTCGTCGGCTCGGGACACAAGTCCGCCGACGACATGACGCGCGACCAGGCCAGCGAGGCGATGACGCGGATCCTCGATCACGAACCCGACCACACCACCCTCGGCGCGTTCTGGCTCGCGAACCGTTGGAAGCGCAACACCCCAGAGGAGCTCGCGGCGTACATCGACGTCATGGCCGAGGAGTCGGTGAACGTCGCCGCTCCCGACTGCGATCCCGTCGACTGCGGTGCGAACTACGATGGCAAGGGACGCTCCGCGATCCTCGGTGTCGGAGCGGGCGTGGTCGCTGCCGCCGCCGGCACCCCGGTCGTCGCCCACTCCGGCGACCGCGTCCCCACGCAGAAGCAGGACGCCTACAAGCACGTCCTCGACGCCTTGGAGATCCGGACCGAGATCGAACCCGACGAAAGCGCTGCGATGGTCGACGAAACCGGGTTCGGCTTCTACTACCAGCCGCAATTCAATCCGGGGATCGACGCGCTCGCCGATCGCCGCGACATGATGGGGGTGCGGACGTTCGTCAACACGATCGAGACGCTCGCGAACCCTGCCGGGGCCGACGTCCACCTCGGGAGTTTCTACCATCTGCCCTACGCGAAGCGGATCATCGACACCTTCGAAGCCAGCGAGCGCTACGACGTGCCCCGGGTCGTGATGTTCCAGGGGATGGAGGGGTACGACGACATCCGGCCGGGCTCGACGACGGTCGCCGTGGGCGAAGCCGGCGAGCTGGAGGACTTCACGATCGAGACCCCCGAGTACGGGATGGACTTCGACGAAGAGGATCTCGGGGTCGAGGACGTGGCCGCCGACTCCGCGGCGATTACCGAGGACGTACTCGCGGGCGAGCGCGAGGGAGCGTTCGCCGACGCCATCGCGCTCAACGGCGCGTTCCGGATCTACGCCCGCGAGGACTGTGAGTCGCTCGACGACGGCCTCGCGATGGCCCGCGACGCCATCGCCGACGGGAGCGCCGAAGCGGTCCTCGACGACCTCCGCGCGTTCTGA
- a CDS encoding DUF7522 family protein, which yields MDSDLLADGPADRLVRVARTATGDSLRSVTYFTRSDYDQLYLRDDLEQDADLMSFIGHEWHDFKNTRNAYQNSELGTYRHTIRTFENGFLLRITTERDGVFVTTDGLTMQDFEAVANAVTTVLEDRTE from the coding sequence ATGGACTCCGACCTCCTCGCCGACGGGCCGGCCGACCGCCTCGTTCGGGTCGCCCGGACCGCGACCGGCGACAGCCTCCGCTCGGTCACGTACTTCACGCGGAGCGACTACGACCAGCTCTACCTCCGGGACGATCTCGAACAGGACGCCGATCTGATGAGCTTCATCGGCCACGAGTGGCACGACTTCAAGAACACCCGCAACGCCTATCAGAACTCCGAGCTCGGGACCTACCGCCACACCATCCGGACCTTCGAGAACGGTTTTCTCCTCCGGATCACCACCGAGCGCGACGGCGTGTTCGTGACCACCGACGGGCTGACGATGCAGGACTTCGAGGCGGTTGCGAACGCGGTCACCACCGTTTTAGAGGACCGAACCGAGTAG
- a CDS encoding ornithine cyclodeaminase family protein, producing MVLVLTDAEIDEVLALESLASEVEHALVKQAAGAVERPERPHYPVGEGLDSDDPLGTGLVMPAYVHGEDYFATKLASIHEGNADRGLPTLHAQIVLADARTGQAVAFLDGTRITNARTGCIGGLAARELATDPVRIGVVGAGAQARWQTRAIAALCDVESVAIYSPSDSKHECVDALDEEGIPAEAVESAADAVRDKDVVVTATTSTEPVFPADALGPGTLVVAIGAYESGMQELEPGVFDRAARVFADVPEEAATTGDLAATSLTAADLVPMAALFEDDAGRESADEIVVVESVGSAVFDVAAATAIYGAAREAGLGTDQAL from the coding sequence ATGGTCCTGGTGCTCACCGACGCCGAGATCGACGAGGTGCTCGCCCTCGAATCGCTCGCCAGTGAGGTCGAGCACGCGCTCGTCAAGCAGGCCGCGGGGGCGGTCGAACGCCCGGAACGACCCCACTACCCGGTCGGCGAAGGACTCGACTCCGACGACCCCCTCGGAACGGGCCTCGTGATGCCCGCGTACGTTCACGGCGAGGACTACTTCGCGACGAAGCTCGCCAGCATCCACGAGGGCAACGCCGACCGCGGGCTGCCGACGCTCCACGCCCAGATCGTGCTCGCCGACGCACGCACCGGCCAGGCCGTCGCCTTCCTCGACGGGACGCGGATCACCAACGCACGAACCGGCTGCATCGGCGGCCTCGCCGCCCGCGAGCTCGCGACCGACCCGGTTCGAATCGGCGTCGTCGGGGCGGGCGCGCAGGCGCGGTGGCAGACCAGGGCCATCGCCGCGCTGTGTGACGTCGAGAGCGTCGCGATCTACTCGCCGAGCGACTCGAAACACGAGTGCGTCGACGCGCTCGACGAGGAGGGAATTCCGGCGGAGGCCGTCGAATCGGCCGCCGACGCCGTTCGCGACAAAGACGTGGTCGTGACGGCGACCACGAGCACCGAACCGGTGTTCCCGGCCGACGCGCTCGGACCCGGAACGCTCGTGGTGGCGATCGGGGCGTACGAGTCGGGGATGCAGGAGCTCGAACCAGGAGTGTTCGATCGTGCGGCGCGTGTGTTCGCGGACGTGCCCGAGGAGGCGGCGACGACCGGCGATCTCGCCGCGACGTCGCTGACCGCCGCCGATCTCGTCCCGATGGCGGCGCTGTTCGAGGACGACGCAGGCCGGGAGTCCGCCGACGAGATCGTCGTGGTCGAAAGCGTCGGATCGGCGGTGTTCGACGTCGCCGCGGCCACGGCGATCTACGGGGCGGCACGGGAAGCGGGGCTCGGCACGGACCAGGCACTCTGA
- a CDS encoding thioredoxin family protein, with amino-acid sequence MTLEESARELDRGDEAPDFELPGADGETHALADFADHKALLVTFTCNHCPYAQAKFDTLNRLADDYDNAAVVGINPNDAEEYPDDSFETMQELVDEGTIDYDAYLRDESQDVARAYGAVCTPDPFLFKSTNNGFELAYHGRLDDAHGPDEQPSGEPGFEMAGAIESVLTGVPVDHEFRPSRGCSIKWQ; translated from the coding sequence GTGACTCTCGAAGAATCCGCACGCGAACTCGACCGTGGCGACGAAGCTCCCGACTTCGAACTCCCCGGTGCCGACGGCGAAACTCATGCTCTCGCCGATTTCGCCGACCACAAGGCGCTGCTGGTGACGTTCACTTGCAACCACTGTCCCTACGCCCAGGCGAAGTTCGACACCCTGAATCGGCTCGCTGACGACTACGACAACGCCGCTGTCGTGGGGATCAACCCCAACGACGCCGAAGAGTATCCCGACGACTCCTTCGAGACGATGCAGGAGCTCGTCGACGAGGGTACGATCGATTACGACGCCTACCTCCGCGACGAGTCCCAGGACGTCGCGCGGGCCTACGGCGCGGTCTGCACCCCCGATCCGTTCCTGTTCAAAAGTACCAACAACGGGTTCGAACTCGCCTACCACGGCCGGCTCGACGACGCCCACGGCCCCGACGAACAGCCCTCCGGCGAGCCAGGCTTCGAGATGGCGGGTGCGATCGAATCGGTGCTCACTGGCGTCCCGGTGGACCACGAGTTCCGGCCGTCGCGTGGCTGCTCGATCAAGTGGCAATAA
- the ahbB gene encoding siroheme decarboxylase subunit beta has protein sequence MSSLAEGWRADLDDVDAALVDGYQSGFPVRERPFEAVGDELGVSEAEALARVERLREAGVFRRFGAVLNPPVIGSSALAAVRAPEERFDEIAEVVNGYRQVNHNYRRDHDWNMWFVVTAGSRETRDTILDEIEERTGCGVLRLPMLTDFYIDLEFPVVNTDRFAREGVDETDVSPTRIGEDAAGDLSALDARLLLAIQEGFPLTATPYRDVAEEIDAPVDEVLDAVHRLRDAGCIKRIGCIVNHVVTGFDANCMVVWDVPDDALDARGTEVGALPYVTLCYHRPRRPEQDWPYNLFTMIHGRESDAVDAKVDELAGDHLPYDHERLYSTETLKQTGARYDDLVGEG, from the coding sequence ATGAGTTCGCTGGCGGAGGGCTGGCGCGCGGATCTCGACGACGTCGACGCCGCACTCGTCGACGGCTATCAGAGCGGGTTCCCCGTCCGCGAACGTCCCTTCGAGGCCGTCGGCGACGAGCTGGGCGTGAGCGAGGCCGAAGCGCTCGCGCGCGTCGAGCGGCTGCGCGAAGCGGGCGTCTTCCGGCGGTTCGGCGCGGTCCTCAACCCGCCCGTGATCGGATCGTCGGCGCTCGCCGCGGTCAGAGCCCCCGAAGAACGCTTCGACGAAATCGCGGAAGTCGTCAACGGCTATCGTCAGGTCAACCACAACTACCGGCGCGATCACGACTGGAACATGTGGTTCGTGGTTACTGCGGGATCGCGCGAGACCCGCGACACGATCCTCGACGAGATCGAGGAGCGGACGGGCTGTGGCGTGTTGCGGCTCCCGATGCTGACCGACTTCTACATCGATCTCGAATTCCCCGTGGTCAACACCGATCGGTTCGCTCGGGAAGGAGTCGACGAAACCGACGTCTCGCCGACCCGGATCGGTGAGGACGCCGCCGGCGATCTTTCGGCGCTCGACGCGCGCTTGCTGCTTGCGATCCAAGAAGGATTCCCGCTAACTGCGACGCCGTACCGCGACGTTGCCGAGGAGATCGACGCTCCCGTGGACGAGGTGCTCGACGCCGTTCACCGATTGCGCGATGCGGGCTGTATCAAGCGGATCGGCTGTATCGTGAACCACGTCGTCACCGGGTTCGACGCGAACTGCATGGTGGTCTGGGACGTGCCCGACGACGCACTCGACGCCCGCGGGACCGAGGTGGGGGCGCTGCCGTACGTCACGCTCTGCTATCACCGTCCGCGCCGGCCCGAGCAGGACTGGCCGTACAACCTCTTCACGATGATCCACGGCCGCGAGTCCGACGCCGTCGACGCGAAAGTCGACGAACTCGCCGGCGACCATCTGCCCTACGACCACGAACGTCTCTACTCGACCGAGACGCTGAAACAAACTGGCGCGCGCTACGACGACCTCGTTGGCGAGGGCTGA
- a CDS encoding ferredoxin — protein sequence MADEPVDPSDIGERDAPPIAEKPYKIIFEANKCIAAGKCAEVSDNWSMNLTSGIAQPESYFIGEDDLAANVEAAEVCPAKKDRGVIHVVDRRTDEEIAPDLEGDGTLSVDW from the coding sequence ATGGCCGACGAACCCGTCGATCCGAGCGACATCGGCGAGCGCGACGCGCCGCCGATCGCCGAGAAACCCTACAAGATCATCTTCGAGGCGAACAAATGTATCGCGGCGGGCAAATGTGCCGAGGTGTCGGACAACTGGTCGATGAACCTCACGAGCGGGATCGCCCAGCCCGAATCGTACTTCATCGGCGAGGACGACCTCGCAGCGAACGTCGAGGCGGCCGAGGTCTGTCCCGCGAAGAAAGACAGAGGTGTGATCCACGTGGTCGACCGTCGCACGGACGAGGAGATCGCGCCCGATCTCGAGGGCGACGGCACGCTCTCGGTCGATTGGTAA